In Dehalococcoidia bacterium, the following proteins share a genomic window:
- a CDS encoding acyl-CoA dehydrogenase family protein codes for MDLAFSEEQEMLSKSARDFLANKCPKTLVREMEEDERGYPPELWKEMADLGWLGLPFPEKYEGGGFSFLDLIVLLEEMGRACLPGPFLSTVVLGGLPILEWGGEEQKQYFLPKICKGEAILTLALTEPSARYDAASIRTSATPEGDDYLISGIKLFVPDAHIADWIICVTRTAETAKPEEGITLFMVDAKSPGISILVLRTIAGDKQCELTLEKVRVPRGNILGQLGQGWEMVQRIMEWAALAKSAEMVGGNQQVMEMTIDYAKERIQFDRPIGSFQTIQHYLADMSIDVDSARVSLYKAAWMLSEGLPCTKEISVIKGWISDAYRRVATQAHQIHGAIGFTKEHDLELYFRRAKAGEVFFGDADYHREIVAQQLGL; via the coding sequence ATGGATCTGGCTTTTAGCGAAGAACAGGAAATGCTGTCCAAGTCGGCTCGTGACTTCCTGGCTAACAAATGCCCTAAAACCCTGGTTCGGGAGATGGAGGAGGATGAACGAGGATACCCCCCTGAGCTTTGGAAGGAGATGGCTGATCTGGGCTGGCTGGGACTTCCTTTCCCTGAGAAATATGAGGGTGGAGGATTCAGCTTCCTCGACCTGATAGTGCTCCTAGAAGAGATGGGGCGCGCTTGTCTTCCCGGCCCCTTCCTCTCCACCGTAGTCCTTGGCGGTTTACCCATCCTTGAGTGGGGGGGAGAGGAGCAAAAGCAATATTTCCTGCCCAAGATATGTAAAGGAGAGGCAATCCTCACTCTAGCTCTTACCGAACCCAGCGCCAGGTATGACGCTGCCTCTATCCGGACTTCGGCTACACCCGAAGGAGATGACTATCTCATAAGCGGGATAAAACTCTTCGTTCCTGACGCCCACATTGCAGACTGGATAATTTGTGTCACCAGGACAGCAGAAACAGCCAAACCTGAAGAAGGAATCACTCTCTTTATGGTAGATGCCAAGAGCCCTGGGATAAGCATCCTGGTGCTTAGAACCATTGCTGGAGACAAGCAGTGCGAGCTGACCCTGGAAAAGGTGAGAGTACCTCGGGGAAATATCTTGGGTCAATTGGGTCAGGGCTGGGAAATGGTGCAGCGGATTATGGAATGGGCAGCGCTTGCCAAGTCCGCAGAAATGGTAGGTGGGAATCAGCAAGTCATGGAGATGACCATTGATTATGCCAAGGAAAGGATACAGTTTGACCGTCCCATTGGCAGTTTCCAGACCATCCAGCATTATCTAGCTGACATGTCCATCGATGTCGATAGCGCTCGAGTCAGTTTATACAAAGCGGCATGGATGCTCAGTGAGGGGCTCCCCTGCACCAAGGAGATCTCCGTTATCAAAGGATGGATCAGCGACGCCTATAGAAGGGTGGCTACTCAAGCACACCAGATCCACGGCGCAATCGGCTTCACCAAAGAGCACGACCTGGAGCTTTACTTCAGGAGGGCAAAGGCTGGGGAGGTATTCTTCGGGGATGCCGATTATCATCGCGAGATTGTAGCCCAACAACTGGGGCTCTAG